From Candidatus Eremiobacterota bacterium, the proteins below share one genomic window:
- a CDS encoding MFS transporter, translating to MKTTVGDPPRWYRWGILLMVSITVFGSYLAYDSIGPIGPMIKKALGYDSRQLGLLYSIYSIPNIVMVFLGGFVIDKIGTRLGGFIYAFLVLLGVLITAIAPSWHPVPSFIMQAIPAEWQWSPVFIWMLLGRFVFGLGSESLIVAQSTIIARWFKGNELALAFGLNLTVSRLGTFAAFFTFGWIADHFRSIQPVLWASVVLCAVSLASYLIYIAMDKNAERRFGLSMSDGGGDKVLLSDIWKFPASFWYISTLCVLFYSSIFPFTAFSTDFFHEKWGYSQDYASKISSIIITFSMICTPIFGTLIDRYGRRASVMIVGSLMLIPTYLLMGYTSLPPWIPMSIMGIAFSLVPAAMWPSMPLIINEARLGTAYGLMTMIQNFGLALFPFVIGCVHDKTGSYVPAMLVFSSLGVAGIVFAVLLYLRERERLELGRPATPP from the coding sequence ATGAAGACAACCGTAGGCGATCCCCCCCGCTGGTACCGCTGGGGTATATTGCTCATGGTGAGCATCACTGTTTTTGGAAGTTATCTCGCTTACGACAGCATCGGCCCTATCGGCCCCATGATCAAGAAGGCCCTGGGCTATGACAGCAGGCAGCTCGGCCTTCTCTACAGCATTTACAGCATCCCCAACATCGTGATGGTCTTCCTTGGAGGGTTTGTCATAGACAAGATCGGGACCCGCCTCGGCGGCTTCATCTATGCCTTCCTGGTGCTGCTGGGCGTTCTTATCACCGCCATTGCACCCTCATGGCACCCCGTGCCTTCCTTCATCATGCAGGCTATCCCCGCAGAGTGGCAATGGAGCCCCGTGTTTATCTGGATGCTCCTTGGCCGCTTTGTCTTCGGCCTCGGCTCGGAGTCTCTCATTGTGGCCCAGAGCACCATCATTGCCCGGTGGTTCAAGGGCAATGAGCTTGCCCTCGCTTTCGGCCTTAATCTCACCGTGAGCCGCCTGGGAACTTTTGCCGCCTTTTTTACCTTCGGGTGGATAGCCGACCATTTCCGGTCAATCCAACCCGTGCTCTGGGCGTCAGTGGTGCTCTGCGCCGTCTCGCTTGCCTCATATCTGATCTATATCGCCATGGATAAAAACGCCGAGCGCAGGTTCGGCCTTTCTATGAGCGATGGGGGAGGCGATAAGGTCCTTCTTTCCGACATCTGGAAGTTTCCTGCCTCATTCTGGTACATCAGCACCCTCTGCGTGCTTTTCTACTCTTCCATCTTCCCTTTCACGGCCTTTTCCACGGACTTTTTCCACGAGAAGTGGGGATACTCCCAGGATTATGCGAGCAAGATCTCTAGCATCATCATCACCTTTTCAATGATATGCACGCCGATTTTCGGAACTCTTATCGACCGCTACGGGAGAAGGGCCTCGGTCATGATAGTCGGCTCCCTTATGCTGATACCGACCTATCTGCTGATGGGCTACACTTCTCTTCCCCCGTGGATTCCCATGTCCATCATGGGTATAGCCTTCTCGCTCGTGCCGGCGGCCATGTGGCCCTCGATGCCTCTCATCATCAATGAGGCAAGGCTTGGCACTGCCTACGGCCTCATGACCATGATACAGAACTTCGGCCTTGCCCTCTTCCCCTTCGTCATCGGCTGCGTACATGACAAGACCGGCAGCTACGTGCCGGCCATGCTTGTCTTTTCATCCCTTGGCGTTGCCGGGATTGTCTTTGCCGTCCTTCTCTACCTCAGGGAAAGGGAACGCCTCGAGCTTGGAAGACCGGCTACGCCTCCTTGA
- a CDS encoding FAD-dependent oxidoreductase: MNNESHFLTDAQLTSELERCEYCEEKPCRSSCPANCSPCDFIMATRRGEAFDFRRAAAEIMTANPLGGICGLVCPEKHCISGCTRLKFDNPINIPAVQASIIERAKTLKALPPLEKGKPNGKKVAVVGAGPAGIGASLLLAQKGYTVKLFEKSGKAGGACNWIPEHRLPREVITSDLDFTLSHELITLEKGKEITDFAALLKEGFDAVIVATGLPTPIRLGIPGEEQALMGTEYLDSPSSRPMKGNVAVIGGGATATDCAVTAKRHGAARVEMFVLERLDEMPLTKRERMELMEHAIDVSTRQRVTALITRNGKITGLKTVKVTLPEGTAFNLRDIAEVAGTEVARDGFDHVVVAIGNRAGIKREEHRGLFYAGDCANGPTTVVEAVAAGKNAALLVHASLSGGEKPSFPKPVKSLVPVDGYRYLPVPLATDFFGRTLISPFILSAAPPTDGYQQMKKAYEAGWAGGIMKTAFDDVAIHIPSEYMHAFSPLTYGNCDNVSGHPLSRVCKEVEALVREFPDRLTIASTGGPVTGNDESDRKQWQKNTKTLENAGAMAIEYSLSCPQGGDGTEGDIVSQNAALTAKITDWILEVSSPDIPKLFKLTAQVTSIAAIVMAIKEVIEKHSGKKAGITLANTFPTLFFRKGLKKEWEEGIIVGMSGRGVTPISNLTLAKVAHLGVHISGNGGPMDYLEAANFLALGVRTVQFCTVAMKYGYHIIDELHQGLSHLLAERGIPSVEKLIGIALPGPVTDFMELTPVKKISTVTAELCVHCGNCTRCPYLAITLDEQKVPVTDAERCVGCSICTQKCISGALSMRERTSKEAAALKEA; encoded by the coding sequence TAAGCGGCTGCACGAGGCTGAAATTTGACAACCCTATCAACATTCCGGCGGTACAGGCCTCAATAATAGAGAGAGCCAAGACTCTCAAGGCGTTGCCCCCTCTTGAAAAAGGAAAGCCCAACGGGAAGAAGGTCGCTGTCGTCGGCGCAGGTCCCGCAGGAATAGGAGCGTCATTACTCCTTGCCCAGAAAGGCTACACCGTGAAGTTATTTGAGAAGTCCGGGAAGGCGGGCGGCGCCTGCAACTGGATCCCCGAGCACCGACTCCCCAGAGAGGTCATCACGAGCGATCTCGACTTCACCCTCTCCCATGAGCTCATCACCCTTGAGAAGGGGAAGGAAATTACCGATTTTGCAGCGCTCCTGAAGGAAGGCTTCGATGCCGTCATAGTGGCCACAGGCCTTCCAACCCCCATCAGGCTGGGCATACCGGGCGAAGAACAGGCCCTCATGGGCACCGAGTATCTTGACAGCCCTTCCTCCCGCCCCATGAAAGGCAACGTTGCCGTCATAGGCGGCGGAGCCACAGCCACCGACTGCGCCGTGACCGCGAAACGCCATGGCGCCGCCCGGGTGGAGATGTTCGTGCTCGAGCGCCTCGATGAAATGCCCCTCACGAAGCGCGAGCGCATGGAGCTCATGGAGCACGCCATTGATGTGAGCACACGCCAGCGCGTCACGGCCCTCATAACCCGGAACGGGAAGATTACGGGACTTAAGACCGTCAAGGTGACCCTCCCTGAAGGCACGGCCTTCAACCTGAGAGACATCGCCGAGGTGGCCGGCACCGAAGTGGCCCGCGACGGCTTTGACCACGTGGTAGTGGCCATCGGAAACCGAGCGGGGATAAAGAGAGAGGAGCACCGGGGCCTCTTCTATGCAGGCGACTGCGCCAACGGGCCCACTACGGTGGTAGAGGCCGTGGCGGCAGGCAAGAACGCCGCACTCCTGGTCCACGCCTCTCTCTCAGGCGGCGAGAAGCCCTCGTTCCCCAAGCCGGTGAAGAGCCTCGTGCCCGTTGACGGCTACAGGTACCTTCCAGTCCCCCTCGCCACGGACTTCTTCGGGAGGACCCTCATATCGCCCTTCATTCTCTCGGCAGCGCCGCCCACCGACGGCTACCAGCAGATGAAGAAGGCCTACGAGGCCGGCTGGGCAGGCGGCATCATGAAAACGGCCTTTGACGACGTGGCCATCCATATCCCCTCGGAGTACATGCACGCTTTCAGCCCCCTTACCTACGGGAACTGCGACAACGTGTCGGGCCACCCCCTCTCGCGGGTCTGCAAAGAAGTGGAAGCCCTGGTGCGTGAGTTCCCTGACAGGCTCACCATAGCCTCTACGGGAGGCCCTGTGACGGGAAATGATGAATCCGACAGGAAGCAGTGGCAGAAAAACACGAAAACTCTGGAAAACGCAGGGGCCATGGCCATCGAATACAGCCTCTCATGCCCCCAGGGAGGCGACGGCACCGAGGGCGACATCGTGTCGCAGAACGCCGCCCTCACGGCAAAGATCACGGACTGGATCCTCGAGGTGAGCAGCCCCGACATTCCCAAGCTCTTCAAGCTCACCGCCCAGGTCACCTCCATTGCCGCCATCGTGATGGCCATCAAGGAGGTCATTGAAAAGCACTCCGGCAAAAAGGCTGGCATCACCCTGGCCAACACGTTCCCCACGCTCTTTTTCAGGAAAGGTCTTAAAAAGGAGTGGGAAGAGGGGATCATCGTAGGCATGAGCGGCAGGGGTGTCACGCCCATCAGCAACCTGACGCTTGCCAAGGTGGCCCATCTGGGTGTTCATATCTCGGGAAACGGAGGCCCCATGGACTACCTGGAAGCCGCCAACTTCCTGGCCCTGGGCGTGAGAACCGTGCAGTTCTGCACCGTCGCGATGAAATATGGCTACCACATCATCGATGAGCTCCACCAGGGTCTCTCGCACCTGCTGGCAGAGCGGGGAATTCCCTCGGTGGAAAAGCTCATCGGGATTGCCCTCCCCGGGCCTGTCACAGATTTCATGGAGCTCACACCGGTGAAGAAAATCTCCACGGTAACTGCCGAGCTCTGCGTTCATTGCGGGAACTGCACGAGGTGCCCGTACCTCGCCATCACGCTTGACGAGCAGAAGGTTCCCGTCACCGATGCCGAGCGCTGCGTAGGCTGCAGCATCTGCACCCAGAAATGCATCTCCGGCGCACTTTCAATGAGAGAGCGGACCAGCAAAGAGGCTGCCGCCCTCAAGGAGGCGTAG